From the Maridesulfovibrio zosterae DSM 11974 genome, the window TTCAGAATTATGACTCAACTGTACATATTACTCAAATATTCAGTTGCAACCAGCTCCGTTAACCACCCGAAGCCGGTTAAAAAAACAATTCCTGAACAATTTACTGTGAATGTTTAAATTGACACCCTAATGTATGAAAGTGTAAATTAAACTTCAAAATAAACACTATTTCAATAACAATTTTATCATTATTGTTATTTACAAGGAGAAAAAATGCATAAAATCGACCCTGAAGAGTGCCAGTTTTGCGGAGCATGTCAAAGTGCCTGTCCTACTGAGGCAATATTCCACCCCGATGGAACAAATTACTACGAAATAAATGAAAACTGTACTGATTGCGGTGCATGTGAAGCCGAATGCGGTTTCAATGCGATTGCAAGTGATGATTAGGTGGATTGAAAACCAATTTGACCGGCTGTTCTTAAAACAGTCGGTCACCATAGAAAGGTGCTAAAATGTAAGAATTAATTCTTCACCACGACTTTATGAAAAGACTATACAGTAACCGTCCATATCTGGCTCCAATATCTTTTCCTTATCTCCGATC encodes:
- a CDS encoding ATP-binding protein, producing MHKIDPEECQFCGACQSACPTEAIFHPDGTNYYEINENCTDCGACEAECGFNAIASDD